One region of Acomys russatus chromosome 8, mAcoRus1.1, whole genome shotgun sequence genomic DNA includes:
- the LOC127193125 gene encoding olfactory receptor 5AC1-like, producing the protein MEVNRTHLSEFFLKGITDRPELQVPLFLVFFFIYVITMVGNLGLIFLIWKDPHLHTPMYLFLGNLAFADACISSTVTPKMLTKFLNKNDMISLGGCFAQYYFFCISATTEIFLLVAMAYDRYVAICNPLLYLVVMSKRLCTVLISISYLIAFVNCGLNVGLLFRLTFCKSNIIDHFYCEILPLYTISCTDPSLNVLVVFICASSIQISTSVTIVVSYARVLFAVLNMKSEKGRRKAFFTCSAHLFSVSLFYGTLLFMYVSPGSASGKQKDKMYSLFYTVVIPLLNPFIYSLRNKEVLGALKKVIK; encoded by the coding sequence ATGGAGGTGAACAGGACCCATCTTAGCGAGTTTTTTCTCAAAGGAATAACAGATCGTCCAGAGCTGCAAGTCCCCCTGTTCCTGGTGTTCTTCTTCATCTATGTCATCACCATGGTGGGCAACCTTGGCTTAATCTTTCTCATCTGGAAGGACCCTCATCTGCACACTCCTATGTACCTTTTCCTTGGAAATTTAGCCTTTGCGGATGCTTGTATTTCATCCACAGTAACCCCCAAAATgcttacaaaatttttaaataagaatgatATGATATCTCTGGGTGGCTGTTTTGcccaatattattttttttgtatcAGTGCAACTACAGAAATTTTCCTCCTGGTagccatggcctatgaccgctatgttgCCATATGCAACCCTCTGCTCTATCTAGTGGTGATGTCGAAAAGACTCTGTACTGTGTTAATTAGTATATCATATTTAATTGCATTTGTAAACTGTGGACTTAATGTAGGGTTATTATTCAGATTAACATTCTGTAAGTCAAATATAATTGACCACTTCTACTGTGAAATCTTGCCACTCTATACAATTTCTTGTACAGATCCATCTCTTAATGTattggttgtttttatttgtgcttCCTCCATACAAATCAGTACCTCTGTGACTATTGTAGTCTCTTATGCCCGTGTCCTGTTTGCTGTTCTGAACATGAAGTCTGAGAAGGGCAGAAGGAAAGCCTTCTTCACCTGCAGTGCCcacctgttctctgtctctttgttctatGGCACTCTTCTCTTCATGTATGTGAGTCCTGGGTCTGCATCAGGTAAACAAAAGGATAAAATGTATTCACTGTTCTACACAGTTGTGATTCCTCTGCTAAACCCCTTTATTTACAGCTTaagaaacaaggaagtcttgGGTGCTCtgaaaaaagttataaaataa